From Actinomycetota bacterium, the proteins below share one genomic window:
- a CDS encoding DUF2007 domain-containing protein has product MIRAYVANSLAQAHLIKGFLDAEGIFALVRGEHLVGIAGEIPITMDTLPSIWVGEDDRDRARALIDEALKNELVFEDWTCPECGETVEGQFTECWQCGSDRTPVV; this is encoded by the coding sequence GTGATCCGGGCCTACGTCGCCAACAGCCTGGCCCAGGCGCACCTCATCAAGGGATTCCTCGACGCCGAGGGCATCTTCGCCCTGGTTCGGGGCGAACACCTCGTGGGCATCGCGGGCGAGATCCCGATCACGATGGATACCCTCCCCTCGATATGGGTCGGGGAGGACGACCGGGACCGGGCCCGGGCGCTCATCGACGAGGCCTTGAAGAACGAGCTGGTCTTCGAGGACTGGACCTGCCCGGAGTGCGGGGAAACCGTAGAGGGCCAGTTCACCGAGTGCTGGCAGTGCGGATCCGATCGCACACCAGTCGTCTAG